A genomic segment from Falsibacillus pallidus encodes:
- the crcB gene encoding fluoride efflux transporter CrcB, protein MVYFVVGAAGILGALCRYYLGIFIGDYWTHTFPLATLITNLVGCFILGGFTAHLFKLKILHPFLLKGIGTGFVGSFTTFSTFSVETVEMIKGSHIGLALLYVILSMWGGLLFAWAGYKIGDKAYLKNQLRAKGGKTI, encoded by the coding sequence ATGGTTTATTTCGTTGTAGGTGCAGCCGGCATACTTGGGGCCCTTTGCCGGTATTATTTAGGTATATTCATTGGAGATTACTGGACCCACACATTTCCGCTGGCGACCCTAATCACCAATTTAGTTGGTTGTTTCATTCTGGGGGGCTTTACTGCTCATTTATTCAAATTAAAGATTCTTCACCCATTTTTGCTTAAAGGCATAGGAACCGGATTTGTAGGGTCTTTTACGACTTTTTCCACGTTCAGTGTGGAAACGGTGGAGATGATAAAAGGGAGCCATATCGGTCTCGCGTTACTTTATGTGATTCTCAGTATGTGGGGCGGCCTTCTTTTTGCATGGGCCGGCTACAAAATAGGCGATAAAGCATATTTGAAAAACCAATTGAGAGCGAAGGGAGGAAAAACCATATGA
- the crcB gene encoding fluoride efflux transporter CrcB, with product MIINGLYVAIGAFFGAMARFGLSSFSKKKYPSDFPLGTLLVNLIGSFLLGIINGKEPDAMWALLLGTGFMGSFTTFSTFKVENIELHFKRKWKIVTMFLAISYTFGILLAFAGMQIGYQMK from the coding sequence ATGATCATCAATGGATTGTACGTGGCCATCGGGGCGTTCTTTGGAGCAATGGCGAGGTTTGGATTAAGCAGCTTTTCCAAGAAAAAGTATCCTTCCGACTTTCCATTGGGAACGCTCCTGGTGAATTTAATCGGCTCTTTTTTACTTGGGATCATTAATGGAAAAGAACCGGATGCTATGTGGGCATTATTGTTGGGAACAGGATTTATGGGCTCTTTTACAACGTTTTCTACATTTAAAGTGGAAAACATTGAACTTCATTTTAAGCGCAAATGGAAAATCGTCACCATGTTCCTGGCTATCAGCTATACATTCGGAATCCTGCTCGCGTTTGCCGGAATGCAGATCGGCTATCAAATGAAATGA
- a CDS encoding M42 family metallopeptidase — translation MDLLKELTEAYGTSGFEGAIRKIMHREIEKTGAKILTDHMGSIVGEKSGTANDVKIMLAGHMDEVGFMVKEITKDGYLYFAPLGGWWDQVLLAQRVKVITDKKEFTGVIGSKPPHILTPEERSKVYPMKEMFIDIGAKSRDMVREWGIQVGDPVLPICPFEILPDNDTILAKAMDNRAGCYLALETLKGLQGVEHPNTVYAGATVQEEVGLRGAATLPHVMDPDIAIALDMGVSKDDPSHKGEKTVALGKGALITFLDSSMIPNTRFRNFIIETAEKNNIPYQIDLMLGGGTDAGKFHVHKSGIPSIVLGVPTRYMHSHVSMASKQDLENTVKLLIAIVQGLDKKTVQSFSQY, via the coding sequence ATGGATTTATTGAAAGAATTGACGGAAGCATACGGAACTTCAGGTTTTGAAGGGGCTATCCGCAAAATCATGCACCGTGAAATTGAAAAGACCGGCGCTAAAATATTGACGGACCATATGGGCAGCATCGTTGGTGAGAAGTCCGGCACTGCCAATGATGTGAAAATCATGCTTGCAGGCCACATGGATGAAGTTGGGTTCATGGTAAAGGAAATTACGAAAGATGGATATTTGTATTTTGCCCCGCTCGGTGGCTGGTGGGATCAGGTACTTCTTGCCCAGCGTGTGAAGGTCATTACGGATAAAAAGGAATTTACAGGCGTCATCGGTTCAAAGCCGCCGCATATCCTGACTCCCGAAGAACGTTCAAAAGTGTATCCGATGAAGGAAATGTTCATTGATATCGGCGCAAAGAGCAGGGACATGGTGAGAGAGTGGGGAATCCAGGTGGGAGATCCGGTTTTGCCTATCTGTCCATTTGAAATCCTGCCGGACAATGATACCATTTTGGCAAAAGCAATGGACAACCGTGCAGGCTGCTACCTTGCTTTGGAAACATTGAAAGGGCTCCAGGGCGTAGAGCATCCGAACACCGTCTATGCAGGAGCGACCGTACAGGAAGAAGTAGGACTTCGCGGGGCTGCAACGCTTCCGCATGTGATGGATCCGGATATTGCGATTGCATTGGATATGGGTGTATCCAAGGATGATCCTAGCCATAAAGGGGAAAAGACCGTGGCCCTAGGCAAGGGTGCACTGATCACATTCCTCGATTCGTCTATGATTCCGAATACACGGTTCCGGAATTTTATCATCGAAACAGCTGAAAAGAACAACATCCCTTATCAAATCGATTTGATGCTCGGCGGCGGAACAGATGCGGGTAAATTCCATGTGCACAAATCCGGAATTCCAAGCATCGTGCTCGGCGTACCGACACGCTATATGCATAGCCACGTATCCATGGCCAGTAAGCAGGACCTTGAGAACACGGTCAAGCTCTTGATCGCAATCGTACAGGGACTGGATAAAAAGACAGTTCAATCATTCTCACAGTACTAA
- a CDS encoding YceI family protein: MTKQKWAVDAAHSSVDFSIKHMMIANVKGAFLNFEATVDANPSDLSDAEIDFSIDLSSIDTRNEDRDNHLKSADFFDVEQYPKMTFKSTKIVNKGDHEYDVTGDLTLHGVSKQETFHVAFEGQGKDPWGNEKVGFSADGSINRSDYGLTWNSALETGGVLVGDKVKINLQIEAAKAE, from the coding sequence ATGACAAAACAAAAATGGGCAGTAGACGCAGCACACAGCAGCGTGGATTTTTCAATCAAACATATGATGATCGCAAATGTGAAAGGTGCATTTTTAAACTTTGAAGCAACAGTGGATGCCAATCCTTCTGATCTATCCGATGCAGAAATCGATTTCTCAATTGATTTATCCAGCATTGATACTCGCAATGAAGACCGCGACAACCATTTAAAATCTGCGGATTTCTTTGATGTAGAACAATATCCAAAAATGACATTCAAATCAACGAAAATCGTAAATAAAGGTGACCATGAATATGATGTCACTGGCGACCTTACCCTTCATGGTGTTTCGAAGCAAGAAACCTTCCATGTGGCATTTGAAGGTCAAGGCAAAGATCCTTGGGGCAATGAAAAAGTAGGGTTCAGTGCAGATGGATCTATCAACCGCAGCGACTATGGATTGACTTGGAACTCTGCTCTTGAAACTGGCGGAGTGCTTGTTGGAGACAAAGTCAAAATCAACTTGCAAATCGAAGCAGCAAAAGCAGAATAA
- a CDS encoding ATP-binding protein, with amino-acid sequence MDFNFPSIVNQLLIVLFPMLIYHLFFHEKSIDRKRIKSKLTFILLVMIVLTMTFPIEIEKGYLYDFRVIPYFIAFFYCGRMPGMLIFMTMLAYRFFLGGTGFYVILLSYSLSTALLWFISVKYEGFTLRAKVMLVSLCYWIKTIMMSSTLLLIGRTEQIHFMILFYLTSWISLIIVVFIIENVNQQNAINEEMQHAEKLNIISQLAASVAHEVRNPMTSVNGFLQLMKDDDNLKDSQRHYISIALNELNHAQSIINDYLSLAKPSSEGLSTINVSEEVEKTIELMKSYSNIQNIHIETEIEDDLYMKGNKGEVKQILVNIMKNGIEAMDNGGTLKVQVFNKHGAAMIEISDSGKGMTHTQLKKLGVPFYTTKEKGTGVGMTITFQLVHAMKGKIDVESEPGKGTSIRIKFPLAA; translated from the coding sequence ATGGATTTTAATTTTCCATCCATTGTTAATCAGCTTCTGATTGTTCTTTTTCCGATGTTGATCTACCATTTATTTTTTCATGAAAAATCCATTGATAGAAAAAGAATAAAATCCAAATTAACATTCATTCTTTTAGTGATGATTGTTTTAACAATGACTTTTCCTATAGAAATTGAAAAAGGATACTTGTATGATTTTCGAGTCATCCCTTACTTTATTGCATTTTTCTATTGTGGAAGAATGCCGGGGATGCTCATATTCATGACTATGCTCGCGTATCGCTTCTTTTTGGGAGGGACCGGCTTTTATGTCATACTCCTTAGTTATTCATTAAGTACAGCCCTATTGTGGTTTATATCTGTGAAATACGAAGGGTTCACATTGAGAGCAAAAGTCATGCTGGTAAGCTTATGCTATTGGATAAAAACAATCATGATGAGCTCCACACTTTTATTAATTGGAAGAACGGAACAAATTCATTTTATGATTCTCTTTTACCTCACATCATGGATCAGTTTGATCATTGTTGTTTTTATCATCGAAAATGTGAACCAGCAAAATGCGATCAACGAAGAAATGCAGCACGCCGAAAAGTTGAATATCATCAGCCAGCTCGCAGCTTCAGTGGCCCATGAAGTCCGCAATCCCATGACTTCCGTAAATGGTTTTCTTCAGCTTATGAAGGATGATGACAATTTAAAGGATTCGCAGCGGCATTATATTTCAATAGCCCTGAACGAATTAAATCATGCACAATCTATCATCAATGACTATTTATCCCTGGCAAAACCAAGTTCTGAAGGACTTTCAACCATCAACGTGTCGGAGGAAGTGGAGAAGACGATTGAATTGATGAAGTCCTATTCCAATATTCAGAACATCCATATTGAAACGGAAATTGAGGACGATTTATATATGAAAGGCAATAAAGGAGAAGTGAAGCAAATTCTCGTCAATATCATGAAAAATGGCATTGAAGCGATGGATAATGGGGGTACACTAAAGGTCCAAGTTTTTAACAAGCACGGAGCTGCCATGATCGAGATTTCAGATAGCGGAAAAGGAATGACCCACACGCAGCTGAAGAAGCTTGGTGTCCCTTTTTATACCACGAAAGAAAAAGGGACTGGTGTCGGAATGACGATAACGTTTCAGCTCGTCCATGCCATGAAAGGCAAGATCGATGTTGAAAGCGAACCAGGAAAAGGGACGAGCATCAGGATTAAATTCCCGCTCGCTGCGTAG
- a CDS encoding NADH-dependent flavin oxidoreductase: MNEKFKPLFKEFSFKNMTVKNRIVMAPMTNFLSEPDGTVTENELNYYGRRSDGPGMVITACTYTVPNGKGFPGEFAGDRDEMIPSLKNLADTIKGKGAKAVLQIFHGGRECPPNLVPDGDVVSASDVKSSQAGERKVPRPLTSDEIHEIIKSFGETTRRAIEAGYDGVEIHGANGYLLQQFFSAESNLRDDEWGGSLEKRMKFPLAVVDEVKKAAEKADRPFLVGYRFSPEEPYENGITMDETLALLDELSKKDLDYLHVSLMEYNSKVRRGADIDRSRLEVIQERVGEKVPVIGVGSVYTADDALKTMESGVPLVAIGRGLIIEPDWVQKVESGRENEIETELDLEAQDRLVVPDPLWNAIVNSPGWFPGVK; the protein is encoded by the coding sequence ATGAATGAAAAATTCAAACCTTTATTTAAAGAGTTTTCTTTTAAAAATATGACGGTTAAAAACCGAATTGTCATGGCGCCGATGACAAACTTCCTTTCCGAACCGGATGGAACAGTTACGGAAAATGAGTTGAACTATTACGGCCGTCGATCTGATGGTCCTGGCATGGTCATCACAGCTTGTACCTATACGGTTCCTAATGGAAAAGGATTCCCAGGTGAGTTTGCCGGAGACAGGGACGAAATGATTCCAAGTTTGAAAAACCTCGCTGACACGATCAAAGGAAAAGGGGCGAAAGCTGTCCTGCAAATTTTCCATGGCGGCCGCGAATGCCCTCCAAACCTTGTACCAGATGGGGATGTAGTGAGTGCGAGCGACGTGAAATCAAGCCAGGCTGGTGAACGGAAAGTTCCTCGTCCGTTGACGTCTGATGAAATCCATGAAATTATCAAAAGCTTTGGAGAAACAACAAGAAGAGCCATTGAAGCCGGATACGATGGAGTTGAAATCCATGGTGCGAATGGATATCTTCTTCAGCAATTTTTCTCCGCTGAGTCCAATCTTCGCGATGATGAGTGGGGCGGAAGTTTGGAAAAACGCATGAAGTTCCCGTTGGCAGTTGTGGATGAAGTGAAAAAAGCGGCTGAAAAAGCAGATCGTCCTTTCCTTGTCGGATACCGCTTCTCTCCTGAAGAGCCTTATGAAAATGGAATCACTATGGATGAGACGCTTGCCCTTTTAGATGAATTGTCTAAAAAAGATTTAGACTATCTTCATGTTTCACTCATGGAGTACAATTCCAAGGTTCGCCGCGGGGCAGATATCGACCGTTCCCGTTTAGAAGTTATCCAAGAACGCGTTGGTGAAAAAGTTCCAGTGATAGGTGTCGGTTCCGTTTACACAGCAGATGATGCTCTTAAGACAATGGAAAGCGGAGTACCATTGGTCGCGATTGGCCGTGGATTGATCATTGAGCCTGATTGGGTGCAGAAAGTAGAAAGTGGACGCGAAAATGAGATCGAAACGGAGCTGGACTTGGAAGCACAGGATCGTCTTGTTGTTCCAGATCCGCTATGGAATGCAATTGTGAACTCACCGGGCTGGTTCCCTGGAGTAAAATAA
- a CDS encoding GNAT family N-acetyltransferase produces MIGIFQQLPTLETERLRLRKVTKNDVKDIFEYASIPEISKYTPWDYHENMGKTKELVNLLIKNYQTDCESDWAIELKLEKKVIGLCGFVRWHKHHGRIELAYSLSPEYWGKGIMTEAVTEVIDFGFKKMKLNRIGAKTMPENTGSVKLLEKVGMKQEGHLRDYWMVNGKLEDVLLYSILKGEWELKLSR; encoded by the coding sequence GTGATTGGGATTTTTCAGCAGCTGCCGACATTGGAGACGGAACGCCTTCGTTTACGGAAAGTGACAAAGAATGATGTCAAAGATATTTTTGAATATGCATCCATACCGGAGATTTCGAAATACACCCCTTGGGATTACCATGAAAATATGGGGAAAACGAAGGAGCTCGTCAATCTTCTAATAAAGAACTACCAGACGGACTGCGAAAGCGACTGGGCTATAGAATTAAAATTAGAAAAGAAAGTCATTGGACTTTGCGGTTTTGTCCGCTGGCATAAACATCATGGACGGATTGAACTTGCTTACTCCCTGTCGCCTGAATACTGGGGGAAAGGGATCATGACAGAAGCCGTAACAGAAGTCATTGACTTTGGATTCAAAAAAATGAAGCTGAACCGCATCGGGGCCAAGACGATGCCAGAGAATACAGGCTCAGTGAAGCTGCTGGAAAAGGTCGGGATGAAGCAGGAGGGGCATCTACGCGACTATTGGATGGTCAATGGGAAGTTGGAGGATGTTCTTCTTTATTCTATCCTTAAAGGGGAGTGGGAATTAAAACTTTCTAGATGA
- a CDS encoding S8 family peptidase, which yields MKKYVKLVPNQLIEQLSEVNEIPKGVELIKAPEIWGQAKGTGIKVAVLDTGCDTSHPDLKDRIAGGRNFTEDDNGDPNSFMDYNGHGTHVCGTIAASMNGQGVVGVAPEAEILMLKVLGKDGSGQYEWITNAIQYAIDQKVDIISMSLGGPSDEKELHDVIKKAVLENGILVVCAAGNEGDGRSETDEFGYPGGYNEVISVGSVNLERGSSDFSNSNNEVDVVAPGEKITSTFLGGKYATFSGTSMATPHVAGSLALLKELTQKTFERKLTEPELYAQLVKRTVPLGYSPKEEGNGLVYLTLVEEMKKIYNEKKMELLFNR from the coding sequence ATGAAGAAATATGTAAAGCTTGTTCCTAACCAATTGATTGAGCAGCTGTCAGAAGTAAACGAAATTCCAAAAGGGGTCGAACTCATTAAAGCTCCCGAGATTTGGGGCCAGGCTAAGGGGACCGGCATCAAAGTGGCTGTACTGGACACTGGCTGCGACACCAGCCACCCCGATTTGAAAGACCGGATCGCTGGCGGCCGGAATTTCACGGAGGATGACAATGGCGATCCGAACAGCTTCATGGATTACAACGGGCACGGGACCCATGTTTGCGGTACGATTGCTGCCAGCATGAATGGACAAGGCGTTGTAGGAGTAGCGCCTGAGGCAGAAATCCTTATGCTGAAAGTGCTAGGAAAAGATGGATCCGGGCAGTATGAATGGATCACAAACGCCATTCAATACGCCATTGACCAAAAAGTGGACATCATCTCTATGTCGCTCGGTGGTCCAAGCGATGAGAAGGAACTCCACGATGTCATTAAAAAAGCCGTGCTTGAAAACGGCATCCTGGTCGTTTGTGCAGCCGGAAACGAAGGCGATGGACGAAGTGAAACGGATGAATTCGGCTATCCAGGAGGATACAATGAGGTCATCAGCGTCGGTTCGGTTAACTTGGAGCGTGGTTCATCCGATTTTTCCAACTCTAATAATGAGGTCGATGTGGTTGCACCAGGCGAAAAAATCACATCCACTTTCCTTGGCGGCAAATACGCCACTTTCAGCGGGACTTCCATGGCCACTCCACATGTGGCAGGATCACTTGCCCTGCTTAAGGAATTGACACAGAAAACGTTTGAACGCAAATTGACTGAGCCAGAGTTGTACGCCCAACTCGTCAAGAGGACTGTACCGCTCGGCTATTCCCCAAAAGAAGAAGGCAATGGGCTCGTGTATCTGACCCTCGTCGAAGAAATGAAAAAAATATATAACGAAAAGAAAATGGAATTGTTGTTTAATAGATGA
- a CDS encoding GGDEF domain-containing protein: MISVKEYFVNLGLMITIIYLTGFFYKQFLVKINDRLKEYILVLIAVFTGWISMIYGIHLTSSVIFDLRFIPIILAALYARNAQQLIFTGLGIGLMRFTFGVTDAAWIGFLNVCLISMAGLILSLVSRSWSYQKKMWWMVIGLNVINTAFIVAFGVLPAEDTLKLIMPIVFPINILLSLLLVWIVKDLTMEYVYKLELIEKASIDPLTQLYNRRAFMRYYNDYTDSEEEIPPFSVAFIDIDHFKKVNDTYGHIFGDKVLQKVSSIISENLRDIDIVARYGGEEFVVILPNCAEEDAIKVMERIRVVLAEEPLMINRISTAITVSVGIASLPDIKKENLLMAADKALYRAKNSGRNQVFSADEEMQLEMI; this comes from the coding sequence ATGATCAGCGTCAAAGAGTATTTCGTCAATCTCGGACTTATGATCACCATCATTTATTTAACGGGGTTTTTCTATAAACAATTCTTAGTAAAAATCAACGACCGTTTAAAAGAATATATCCTAGTATTAATTGCCGTTTTTACAGGCTGGATTTCAATGATTTATGGCATCCATCTAACGAGTTCAGTCATATTTGATCTGCGGTTTATCCCGATTATCCTGGCTGCCTTGTATGCTAGAAATGCACAACAGCTAATCTTTACAGGTCTTGGCATCGGCCTCATGAGATTTACGTTTGGTGTAACCGACGCAGCGTGGATTGGATTCTTAAATGTCTGCCTCATTTCGATGGCGGGATTGATCCTTTCACTAGTATCGAGAAGCTGGAGCTATCAGAAAAAAATGTGGTGGATGGTCATTGGGTTGAATGTGATTAATACGGCATTCATTGTCGCATTTGGCGTCCTTCCGGCAGAGGATACCCTCAAACTGATCATGCCGATCGTTTTCCCGATCAACATTTTACTTAGTTTGCTCCTGGTTTGGATCGTTAAAGACTTGACCATGGAATATGTCTACAAACTTGAATTGATTGAAAAAGCAAGCATCGATCCATTGACACAGCTCTATAATCGCCGGGCGTTTATGAGGTACTACAATGACTACACCGATTCTGAAGAGGAAATTCCTCCATTTTCAGTGGCATTCATCGATATCGACCACTTCAAAAAAGTGAATGATACGTATGGCCATATTTTCGGGGATAAAGTATTACAAAAAGTAAGCAGCATCATCTCAGAAAATCTCCGGGATATTGATATCGTGGCAAGATATGGCGGTGAAGAATTCGTTGTTATCCTGCCAAACTGCGCGGAGGAGGATGCCATAAAGGTAATGGAGCGGATTCGGGTCGTTTTGGCAGAAGAACCTCTTATGATTAATCGGATTTCTACAGCCATCACGGTATCTGTGGGAATCGCATCCCTTCCTGATATTAAAAAAGAAAATCTTCTCATGGCGGCAGATAAAGCACTTTATAGAGCTAAAAACAGCGGCCGCAACCAAGTTTTTAGTGCAGATGAAGAAATGCAGCTGGAGATGATTTGA
- a CDS encoding GNAT family N-acetyltransferase, protein MESIGKCEVELRDITEEDLPIFFEQQLDSTANYMAAFTTKDPTDMDAFLDHWTKIIADETITIKTILFNGIVTGHVSNFEQFGEPEVSYWIGKEYWGKGIATKALSEFLEYIKVRPLYARAAKDNLPSIRVLEKCGFKIISEDEGFSNARGKVVEEFILSLENGS, encoded by the coding sequence ATGGAATCTATTGGTAAATGCGAAGTGGAACTACGAGATATCACAGAGGAAGATCTTCCAATCTTTTTCGAACAACAACTAGATTCAACGGCGAACTATATGGCTGCCTTTACAACTAAAGACCCCACCGATATGGACGCATTTCTTGACCATTGGACAAAAATTATCGCTGACGAGACCATCACTATTAAGACTATATTATTCAATGGCATTGTCACAGGACACGTCTCGAACTTTGAACAGTTCGGCGAACCCGAAGTAAGCTACTGGATTGGGAAGGAATATTGGGGTAAAGGTATTGCAACTAAAGCGTTGTCAGAATTTCTTGAGTACATTAAGGTACGCCCACTCTATGCGCGTGCTGCTAAGGATAACCTCCCCTCCATCAGGGTATTGGAAAAATGCGGGTTTAAAATCATCTCTGAAGATGAAGGTTTTTCCAACGCTAGAGGCAAGGTTGTTGAAGAATTTATTTTGAGCCTAGAAAACGGATCTTGA
- the lepB gene encoding signal peptidase I, whose amino-acid sequence MENRLKNELYSWLKAIVLGLVIAMIVKVFLFSSYIVEGKSMMPTLQDGNRLIVNKVNYDFSQPGHGDIVIFHATPTDDYVKRVIGLPGDTIEYKNDQLYRNGKPVAEPYLDKYKTEIESGFLTEDFTLKALTGKTRVPKGKLWVMGDNRLKSSDSRKPWIGFVDQKEVVGKVSFRLNPFTDFK is encoded by the coding sequence ATGGAAAATCGTTTAAAAAATGAATTATACAGCTGGTTGAAAGCTATTGTATTGGGACTGGTTATTGCAATGATTGTTAAAGTTTTTCTCTTCTCCTCCTATATAGTAGAAGGGAAATCTATGATGCCGACACTCCAAGACGGGAATCGATTAATTGTAAATAAAGTGAACTATGATTTCTCACAGCCCGGCCATGGGGATATTGTCATTTTTCACGCAACACCCACTGATGATTACGTTAAACGAGTCATTGGGCTGCCGGGAGACACGATTGAATATAAGAACGACCAATTATATAGAAATGGCAAACCAGTTGCGGAACCATATTTAGATAAATATAAAACAGAAATTGAATCCGGATTTCTAACAGAAGACTTTACATTAAAAGCTTTGACCGGGAAAACACGTGTACCAAAAGGAAAGTTGTGGGTTATGGGGGATAATCGATTAAAAAGTTCGGATAGCAGAAAGCCATGGATCGGATTTGTAGACCAAAAAGAAGTTGTTGGAAAAGTGAGCTTCCGTTTAAATCCATTTACAGATTTTAAATAA
- the dnaN gene encoding DNA polymerase III subunit beta — protein MEFIVNHDVFAKAVYEVSRMVPTKSHHAALSGIMIKAEAEGLEIIGCNSELMVKKKIPIQEGNSSVLQVLRNGKSVLFSKYVSEVVKKLPEDIHFTLKDNHSITIQSGEVIFNMNAYEEIEFPQFEASDSNFSIKMNGKSLLEMFVQTAFAAAKTNSRPVLSGVLMELNESVLTVGATNSNRLAVRKMPFDKVGQRSAIIPVSAVNEFIKLMGTDSEDVLIHFSDRQIVFQNQYISLTTRLIEGKYPEIRGLIPSGAIMEITMDRERLRQGVDRAAVLANESKNHTISLSVKEGSLLKITSHSNEIGKIEESQQILSHKGEIGISVSVDSQYLSDALKAIKEDHVMISFGGVMKPILIRPTDTENQMHIISPVRVK, from the coding sequence GTGGAATTTATCGTCAATCATGATGTTTTTGCAAAGGCTGTTTATGAAGTAAGTAGAATGGTTCCCACCAAGTCTCATCATGCTGCATTATCTGGAATCATGATCAAGGCTGAAGCAGAGGGACTAGAGATCATCGGCTGTAATTCGGAGCTGATGGTTAAAAAGAAAATCCCCATTCAAGAAGGGAATAGTAGCGTCCTTCAAGTACTTCGAAATGGAAAGAGTGTTTTATTTTCAAAATACGTAAGTGAAGTGGTGAAAAAATTACCCGAGGATATTCATTTTACATTAAAAGATAATCATTCCATTACCATTCAATCAGGTGAGGTTATCTTCAACATGAATGCTTATGAAGAGATTGAATTTCCTCAGTTTGAGGCATCAGATTCGAATTTTTCGATAAAGATGAATGGAAAGTCTCTTTTAGAAATGTTTGTTCAAACTGCCTTTGCTGCAGCAAAAACGAATTCAAGGCCAGTTCTTAGCGGTGTTTTGATGGAGTTAAATGAATCAGTCCTCACTGTCGGGGCTACAAATTCCAATCGACTAGCTGTTAGAAAAATGCCATTTGATAAAGTTGGTCAGCGATCAGCCATCATTCCCGTATCAGCTGTGAATGAATTCATAAAGCTGATGGGAACAGATTCAGAGGATGTCTTGATCCATTTTTCTGATAGACAGATTGTTTTTCAGAACCAATACATATCACTCACTACGAGATTAATAGAAGGAAAATACCCAGAAATCAGAGGCCTCATTCCATCTGGGGCGATTATGGAAATCACAATGGATAGAGAGCGGCTTCGGCAGGGAGTGGATCGGGCTGCAGTGCTGGCCAATGAATCGAAAAATCATACAATTTCCTTGAGTGTAAAAGAAGGTTCCCTATTAAAAATAACCTCCCACTCAAATGAAATCGGAAAAATTGAAGAGTCACAACAAATTCTATCGCATAAAGGTGAAATCGGAATAAGCGTTTCGGTGGACAGCCAATATTTGTCCGATGCTTTGAAAGCCATAAAGGAAGATCACGTAATGATAAGTTTCGGAGGGGTGATGAAACCCATTTTAATCCGGCCCACTGATACAGAAAATCAAATGCACATCATATCCCCAGTTAGGGTCAAATAG
- a CDS encoding GNAT family N-acetyltransferase, whose product MNTINIRIANLEDLDQIAAVDCAVIQNDSRKLILKKAIQEQKCLVGELSGKIEGFLTFHTDFFECSFISLVIVSPSARRKGLASRLIKEFIGQSPTEKVFSSTNESNIPMQKVFDSLGFEQSGIVHNLDEGDPEMIYFIRQ is encoded by the coding sequence ATGAACACGATAAATATTAGAATAGCAAACTTAGAAGACCTTGATCAGATTGCAGCTGTAGATTGTGCTGTAATACAAAATGATAGTAGAAAACTTATCTTGAAAAAAGCAATACAGGAACAAAAGTGTCTAGTGGGGGAACTATCGGGAAAAATTGAAGGGTTCCTGACATTTCATACAGATTTCTTTGAGTGCAGTTTCATTTCACTTGTCATCGTTTCCCCGTCCGCACGAAGAAAAGGACTGGCAAGCCGATTGATAAAAGAATTCATAGGACAGTCTCCAACTGAAAAAGTATTTTCATCAACCAATGAATCCAACATCCCTATGCAAAAGGTATTTGATTCACTCGGCTTTGAACAGAGCGGCATCGTCCATAACCTGGATGAAGGGGACCCGGAAATGATTTATTTTATCCGACAGTAG
- a CDS encoding NUDIX hydrolase yields MTTQYVNWGKAIVKLTWISGFELPPRDLITSVHGFCFHEGKVLLVNLNHRGWDFPGGHIEGSETPEECFLREAFEEGYVSGRLDLLGCIEVNHQENPLWSKSSPYPMVGYQVFYRMNIDQIYPFEGTYESDGRIFINEEEVKDYYPEWHLLYEKILQQAVNAQ; encoded by the coding sequence ATGACAACCCAATATGTAAACTGGGGTAAGGCAATTGTTAAGCTTACTTGGATTTCGGGTTTTGAACTGCCTCCGAGAGATTTGATTACAAGTGTTCATGGGTTCTGTTTTCATGAGGGGAAGGTTCTGCTGGTGAATCTGAATCATAGAGGATGGGATTTTCCTGGTGGACATATTGAAGGAAGCGAGACACCTGAGGAATGTTTCCTTCGAGAAGCTTTTGAAGAAGGATATGTGTCGGGGCGTCTAGACTTGTTAGGATGCATCGAAGTAAATCATCAGGAAAATCCGTTATGGAGCAAAAGCAGTCCATATCCAATGGTGGGATATCAAGTATTTTACCGGATGAACATCGATCAAATTTATCCTTTCGAAGGGACCTATGAGTCTGATGGCCGAATCTTCATTAATGAGGAAGAAGTAAAAGATTATTACCCAGAGTGGCACCTGCTTTATGAGAAGATACTGCAACAGGCAGTAAATGCACAATAG